The following coding sequences are from one Loxodonta africana isolate mLoxAfr1 chromosome 18, mLoxAfr1.hap2, whole genome shotgun sequence window:
- the CPSF4L gene encoding putative cleavage and polyadenylation specificity factor subunit 4-like protein isoform X1, with amino-acid sequence MAAFNQHQELGGGDRGGQLGCEAPTLQGRPSGGVWGLPAGALVSLGKRCPFRHDSGGRTVVCKHWLRGLCKKGDQCHFLHQYDVARMPECYFYSKFGDCNNKECSFLHVKPASKTQDCPWYDQGFCKNGPLCKYRHIHRVMCINYLAGFCPEGPKCQFTHLTLTVMAEIREFSPNAWNQQ; translated from the exons atggcagctttcAACCAGCACCAGGAGCTCGGGGGAGGGGACAGAGGAGGTCAGCTAGGGTGTGAAGCCCCCACGCTCCAGGGAAGGCCCTCAGGGGGTGTGTGGGGCCTCCCGGCAGGTGCTCTGGTGTCTCTAGGTAAGCGCTGCCCCTTCCGGCATGACAGCGGCGGCAGAACAGTGGTGTGCAAACACTGGCTGCGGGGGCTGTGCAAGAAGGGTGACCAATGCCATTTCCTGCACCAGTATGACGTCGCCAGGATGCCTGAGTGCTACTTCTACTCCAAGTTTG GTGACTGCAACAATAAGGAGTGTTCCTTTCTTCATGTGAAGCCAGCTTCCAAGACCCAGGACTGTCCTTGGTATGATCAAGGTTTCTGCAAGAACG GTCCCCTGTGCAAATACCGCCACATCCACAGGGTGATGTGTATCAACTACTTAGCTGGCTTCTGCCCTGAAGGACCCAAGTGCCAATTTACACA cCTTACTCTAACAGTCATGGCTGAAATAAGAGAATTTTCTCCAAATGCTTGGAACCAGCAATAG
- the MTNAP1 gene encoding uncharacterized protein C17orf80 homolog isoform X3, producing the protein MSDIPPRMEVCPYCKKSFKRLKSHLPYCKMIGATIPADQKGCQSKPATPSHDNKRKEQLKDLIKAKETNLERESEEETTKLIRNKPKGTVKSLPLLGLKKANNKKTDKYNKNQIQLDPKMLKNIGPKITLQGETKAQFHASENTSPKRELAKDLPKSQDSRSNPSETGASLLLGPMEPSSSNQDRRYSSGLLRDIQTPSANLKLDKINLPRQELLVESLDVPIDYYSSPTNLNNTVGASLPSNERDPKARDHLSEVVSDVRNSKTQEENRESLILGPRVGPLGKIRVEESEEVVYGVRANGHHLGTEAHGSRGNAEKRLSVRETHDWPPRSHASQKNSGSANLLTEKKSQDNGPSLNLPTPRGTTRNELLSVSQSGNQSLTSLAIKFLPEEKAKACSHNHFAGVQTLMEGKEQAPLEPRSARQCQALHPGHQWPLNPTWHHTCKTPFTNRVDAVDRKAFPSSMGLEWFPELYPGYLGLGMLPGKPQYWNAVAQKPQLVSPKGESLSQVPLLERRSTDRRILEPLTRLTTASFSLMRLLGALQKGWTRYSSTFKGSAVGGITVLFTGYLVLCCSWSFRHLNSDPDKLSMIKE; encoded by the exons ATGAGTGACATCCCACCCAGAATGGAAGTGTGCCCCTATTGTAAGAAGTCATTTAAACGGTTAAAATCCCACTTGCCATACTGTAAGATGATAGGAGCAACCATacctgctgaccaaaaaggttgTCAGTCCAAGCCAGCTACACCCTCTCACGATAACAAAAGGAAGGAGCAACTCAAAGACTTAATTAAAGCTAAAGAGACCAAcctagagagagagagtgaggaaGAAACTACTAAGTTGATAAGAAACAAGCCAAAAGGAACAGTTAAGTCCCTTCCACTGCTAGGtttgaaaaaagcaaataataaaaagacagATAAATACAACAAGAATCAAATTCAGCTCGAccccaaaatgttaaaaaatattgGACCAAAAATTACTTTGCAGGGAGAGACTAAGGCTCAGTTTCATGCATCAGAGAACACCTCTCCTAAAAGAGAACTTGCCAAAGATTTGCCAAAATCGCAGGACAGTAGAAGTAATCCTTCAGAAACAGGAGCGTCTTTACTGCTTGGCCCAATGGAACCCTCTTCATCAAATCAAGATAGAAGATATTCTTCAGGCTTACTTAGGGACATACAAACCCCTTCTGCTAATCTGAAATTGGACAAAATTAATCTCCCAAGGCAGGAGCTTCTAGTAGAATCTTTAGATGTGCCTATTGATTATTATAGTTCTCCCACGAATCTCAACAATACAGTAGGAGCATCATTGCCAAGCAATGAGAGAGACCCCAAGGCCAGGGATCACCTGTCAGAGGTTGTCAGTGACGTAAGAAACTCTAAGACTCAGGAAGAGAACAGAGAGTCACTCATTTTAGGCCCAAGAGTTGGCCCGTTAGGTAAAATCCGAGTCGAGGAGAGTGAGGAGGTTGTGTATGGCGTGAGGGCAAACGGACATCACCTCGGAACAGAGGCACATGGGAGCAGAGGCAACGCGGAGAAACGCCTGTCTGTGAGAGAGACGCACGACTGGCCCCCCAGGAGCCACGCCTCTCAGAAGAATTCTGGTAGTGCTAATTTACTCACGGAGAAGAAATCTCAGGATAACGGTCCAAGTTTAAATCTGCCCACTCCAAGGGGGACAACTCGTAATGAGCTCCTTTCCGTATCGCAGTCAGGTAACCAGAGTCTTACCTCTCTGGCTATAAAATTTCTTCCAGAAGAGAAAGCCAAAGCCTGCAGTCATAACCACTTCGCTGGTGTACAGACATTAATGGAGGGTAAGGAACAAGCACCTCTGGAGCCTAGATCTGCCCGTCAGTGCCAAGCATTACACCCTGGACACCAGTGGCCTTTAAATCCAACCTGGCATCACACTTGTAAAACTCCCTTCACCAATCGTGTTGATGCTGTGGACAGAAAAGCCTTTCCCAGCTCCATGGGGCTGGAGTGGTTTCCAGAGCTCTACCCTGGTTATCTTGGACTTGGAATGTTGCCAGGGAAACCTCAATATTGGAATGCAGTGGCCCAGAAGCCTCAGCTCGTCAGTCCCAAGGGGGAAAGTCTCTCACAAG TTCCTTTGTTGGAAAGACGTTCGACTGATAGAAGGATCTTGGAACCCCTGACCAGGCTTACAACCGCCAGCTTCTCTCTAATGAGGCTCTTGGGAGCTCTACAGAAAG GGTGGACCAGGTACAGCAGCACCTTCAAGGGGAGCGCCGTCGGTGGCATCACGGTGCTCTTTACAGGATACCTCGTCCTCTGTTGTAGCTGGAGCTTCAGGCATCTGA ATTCAGATCCAGACAAACTCAGCATGATCAAGGAATAA
- the MTNAP1 gene encoding uncharacterized protein C17orf80 homolog isoform X4 translates to MSDIPPRMEVCPYCKKSFKRLKSHLPYCKMIGATIPADQKGCQSKPATPSHDNKRKEQLKDLIKAKETNLERESEEETTKLIRNKPKGTVKSLPLLGLKKANNKKTDKYNKNQIQLDPKMLKNIGPKITLQGETKAQFHASENTSPKRELAKDLPKSQDSRSNPSETGASLLLGPMEPSSSNQDRRYSSGLLRDIQTPSANLKLDKINLPRQELLVESLDVPIDYYSSPTNLNNTVGASLPSNERDPKARDHLSEVVSDVRNSKTQEENRESLILGPRVGPLGKIRVEESEEVVYGVRANGHHLGTEAHGSRGNAEKRLSVRETHDWPPRSHASQKNSGSANLLTEKKSQDNGPSLNLPTPRGTTRNELLSVSQSGNQSLTSLAIKFLPEEKAKACSHNHFAGVQTLMEGKEQAPLEPRSARQCQALHPGHQWPLNPTWHHTCKTPFTNRVDAVDRKAFPSSMGLEWFPELYPGYLGLGMLPGKPQYWNAVAQKPQLVSPKGESLSQVPLLERRSTDRRILEPLTRLTTASFSLMRLLGALQKGWTRYSSTFKGSAVGGITVLFTGYLVLCCSWSFRHLKLPRWRKSC, encoded by the exons ATGAGTGACATCCCACCCAGAATGGAAGTGTGCCCCTATTGTAAGAAGTCATTTAAACGGTTAAAATCCCACTTGCCATACTGTAAGATGATAGGAGCAACCATacctgctgaccaaaaaggttgTCAGTCCAAGCCAGCTACACCCTCTCACGATAACAAAAGGAAGGAGCAACTCAAAGACTTAATTAAAGCTAAAGAGACCAAcctagagagagagagtgaggaaGAAACTACTAAGTTGATAAGAAACAAGCCAAAAGGAACAGTTAAGTCCCTTCCACTGCTAGGtttgaaaaaagcaaataataaaaagacagATAAATACAACAAGAATCAAATTCAGCTCGAccccaaaatgttaaaaaatattgGACCAAAAATTACTTTGCAGGGAGAGACTAAGGCTCAGTTTCATGCATCAGAGAACACCTCTCCTAAAAGAGAACTTGCCAAAGATTTGCCAAAATCGCAGGACAGTAGAAGTAATCCTTCAGAAACAGGAGCGTCTTTACTGCTTGGCCCAATGGAACCCTCTTCATCAAATCAAGATAGAAGATATTCTTCAGGCTTACTTAGGGACATACAAACCCCTTCTGCTAATCTGAAATTGGACAAAATTAATCTCCCAAGGCAGGAGCTTCTAGTAGAATCTTTAGATGTGCCTATTGATTATTATAGTTCTCCCACGAATCTCAACAATACAGTAGGAGCATCATTGCCAAGCAATGAGAGAGACCCCAAGGCCAGGGATCACCTGTCAGAGGTTGTCAGTGACGTAAGAAACTCTAAGACTCAGGAAGAGAACAGAGAGTCACTCATTTTAGGCCCAAGAGTTGGCCCGTTAGGTAAAATCCGAGTCGAGGAGAGTGAGGAGGTTGTGTATGGCGTGAGGGCAAACGGACATCACCTCGGAACAGAGGCACATGGGAGCAGAGGCAACGCGGAGAAACGCCTGTCTGTGAGAGAGACGCACGACTGGCCCCCCAGGAGCCACGCCTCTCAGAAGAATTCTGGTAGTGCTAATTTACTCACGGAGAAGAAATCTCAGGATAACGGTCCAAGTTTAAATCTGCCCACTCCAAGGGGGACAACTCGTAATGAGCTCCTTTCCGTATCGCAGTCAGGTAACCAGAGTCTTACCTCTCTGGCTATAAAATTTCTTCCAGAAGAGAAAGCCAAAGCCTGCAGTCATAACCACTTCGCTGGTGTACAGACATTAATGGAGGGTAAGGAACAAGCACCTCTGGAGCCTAGATCTGCCCGTCAGTGCCAAGCATTACACCCTGGACACCAGTGGCCTTTAAATCCAACCTGGCATCACACTTGTAAAACTCCCTTCACCAATCGTGTTGATGCTGTGGACAGAAAAGCCTTTCCCAGCTCCATGGGGCTGGAGTGGTTTCCAGAGCTCTACCCTGGTTATCTTGGACTTGGAATGTTGCCAGGGAAACCTCAATATTGGAATGCAGTGGCCCAGAAGCCTCAGCTCGTCAGTCCCAAGGGGGAAAGTCTCTCACAAG TTCCTTTGTTGGAAAGACGTTCGACTGATAGAAGGATCTTGGAACCCCTGACCAGGCTTACAACCGCCAGCTTCTCTCTAATGAGGCTCTTGGGAGCTCTACAGAAAG GGTGGACCAGGTACAGCAGCACCTTCAAGGGGAGCGCCGTCGGTGGCATCACGGTGCTCTTTACAGGATACCTCGTCCTCTGTTGTAGCTGGAGCTTCAGGCATCTGA AGCTGCCACGCTGGCGTAAGTCGTGCTGA
- the MTNAP1 gene encoding uncharacterized protein C17orf80 homolog isoform X1, whose product MSDIPPRMEVCPYCKKSFKRLKSHLPYCKMIGATIPADQKGCQSKPATPSHDNKRKEQLKDLIKAKETNLERESEEETTKLIRNKPKGTVKSLPLLGLKKANNKKTDKYNKNQIQLDPKMLKNIGPKITLQGETKAQFHASENTSPKRELAKDLPKSQDSRSNPSETGASLLLGPMEPSSSNQDRRYSSGLLRDIQTPSANLKLDKINLPRQELLVESLDVPIDYYSSPTNLNNTVGASLPSNERDPKARDHLSEVVSDVRNSKTQEENRESLILGPRVGPLGKIRVEESEEVVYGVRANGHHLGTEAHGSRGNAEKRLSVRETHDWPPRSHASQKNSGSANLLTEKKSQDNGPSLNLPTPRGTTRNELLSVSQSGNQSLTSLAIKFLPEEKAKACSHNHFAGVQTLMEGKEQAPLEPRSARQCQALHPGHQWPLNPTWHHTCKTPFTNRVDAVDRKAFPSSMGLEWFPELYPGYLGLGMLPGKPQYWNAVAQKPQLVSPKGESLSQVPLLERRSTDRRILEPLTRLTTASFSLMRLLGALQKGWTRYSSTFKGSAVGGITVLFTGYLVLCCSWSFRHLSKPFCIFSLNYRSCPLIGTSKGFSGWLFILQFCSAWHAPVNELLPGALGFLIRGFGYNGLYKLDSNLHSYSWCSISRCHWRSGCRVFYG is encoded by the exons ATGAGTGACATCCCACCCAGAATGGAAGTGTGCCCCTATTGTAAGAAGTCATTTAAACGGTTAAAATCCCACTTGCCATACTGTAAGATGATAGGAGCAACCATacctgctgaccaaaaaggttgTCAGTCCAAGCCAGCTACACCCTCTCACGATAACAAAAGGAAGGAGCAACTCAAAGACTTAATTAAAGCTAAAGAGACCAAcctagagagagagagtgaggaaGAAACTACTAAGTTGATAAGAAACAAGCCAAAAGGAACAGTTAAGTCCCTTCCACTGCTAGGtttgaaaaaagcaaataataaaaagacagATAAATACAACAAGAATCAAATTCAGCTCGAccccaaaatgttaaaaaatattgGACCAAAAATTACTTTGCAGGGAGAGACTAAGGCTCAGTTTCATGCATCAGAGAACACCTCTCCTAAAAGAGAACTTGCCAAAGATTTGCCAAAATCGCAGGACAGTAGAAGTAATCCTTCAGAAACAGGAGCGTCTTTACTGCTTGGCCCAATGGAACCCTCTTCATCAAATCAAGATAGAAGATATTCTTCAGGCTTACTTAGGGACATACAAACCCCTTCTGCTAATCTGAAATTGGACAAAATTAATCTCCCAAGGCAGGAGCTTCTAGTAGAATCTTTAGATGTGCCTATTGATTATTATAGTTCTCCCACGAATCTCAACAATACAGTAGGAGCATCATTGCCAAGCAATGAGAGAGACCCCAAGGCCAGGGATCACCTGTCAGAGGTTGTCAGTGACGTAAGAAACTCTAAGACTCAGGAAGAGAACAGAGAGTCACTCATTTTAGGCCCAAGAGTTGGCCCGTTAGGTAAAATCCGAGTCGAGGAGAGTGAGGAGGTTGTGTATGGCGTGAGGGCAAACGGACATCACCTCGGAACAGAGGCACATGGGAGCAGAGGCAACGCGGAGAAACGCCTGTCTGTGAGAGAGACGCACGACTGGCCCCCCAGGAGCCACGCCTCTCAGAAGAATTCTGGTAGTGCTAATTTACTCACGGAGAAGAAATCTCAGGATAACGGTCCAAGTTTAAATCTGCCCACTCCAAGGGGGACAACTCGTAATGAGCTCCTTTCCGTATCGCAGTCAGGTAACCAGAGTCTTACCTCTCTGGCTATAAAATTTCTTCCAGAAGAGAAAGCCAAAGCCTGCAGTCATAACCACTTCGCTGGTGTACAGACATTAATGGAGGGTAAGGAACAAGCACCTCTGGAGCCTAGATCTGCCCGTCAGTGCCAAGCATTACACCCTGGACACCAGTGGCCTTTAAATCCAACCTGGCATCACACTTGTAAAACTCCCTTCACCAATCGTGTTGATGCTGTGGACAGAAAAGCCTTTCCCAGCTCCATGGGGCTGGAGTGGTTTCCAGAGCTCTACCCTGGTTATCTTGGACTTGGAATGTTGCCAGGGAAACCTCAATATTGGAATGCAGTGGCCCAGAAGCCTCAGCTCGTCAGTCCCAAGGGGGAAAGTCTCTCACAAG TTCCTTTGTTGGAAAGACGTTCGACTGATAGAAGGATCTTGGAACCCCTGACCAGGCTTACAACCGCCAGCTTCTCTCTAATGAGGCTCTTGGGAGCTCTACAGAAAG GGTGGACCAGGTACAGCAGCACCTTCAAGGGGAGCGCCGTCGGTGGCATCACGGTGCTCTTTACAGGATACCTCGTCCTCTGTTGTAGCTGGAGCTTCAGGCATCTGAGTAAGCCTTTCTGTATTTTTAGCCTAAATTACAGGTCATGTCCCCTTATAGGGACCTCCAAGGGATTCTCTGGATGGCtttttattttacagttttgcaGTGCCTGGCATGCCCCAGTGAATGAGCTATTGCCTGGAGCCCTGGGGTTTCTTATTAGAGGTTTTGGTTATAATGGCCTTTATAAGCTTGACTCAAATTTACATAGTTACTCTTGGTGCTCCATTTCACGGTGTCACTGGAGATCTGGTTGTCGTGTGTTTTATGGTTAA
- the MTNAP1 gene encoding uncharacterized protein C17orf80 homolog isoform X2 codes for MSDIPPRMEVCPYCKKSFKRLKSHLPYCKMIGATIPADQKGCQSKPATPSHDNKRKEQLKDLIKAKETNLERESEEETTKLIRNKPKGTVKSLPLLGLKKANNKKTDKYNKNQIQLDPKMLKNIGPKITLQGETKAQFHASENTSPKRELAKDLPKSQDSRSNPSETGASLLLGPMEPSSSNQDRRYSSGLLRDIQTPSANLKLDKINLPRQELLVESLDVPIDYYSSPTNLNNTVGASLPSNERDPKARDHLSEVVSDVRNSKTQEENRESLILGPRVGPLGKIRVEESEEVVYGVRANGHHLGTEAHGSRGNAEKRLSVRETHDWPPRSHASQKNSGSANLLTEKKSQDNGPSLNLPTPRGTTRNELLSVSQSGNQSLTSLAIKFLPEEKAKACSHNHFAGVQTLMEGKEQAPLEPRSARQCQALHPGHQWPLNPTWHHTCKTPFTNRVDAVDRKAFPSSMGLEWFPELYPGYLGLGMLPGKPQYWNAVAQKPQLVSPKGESLSQGWTRYSSTFKGSAVGGITVLFTGYLVLCCSWSFRHLSKPFCIFSLNYRSCPLIGTSKGFSGWLFILQFCSAWHAPVNELLPGALGFLIRGFGYNGLYKLDSNLHSYSWCSISRCHWRSGCRVFYG; via the exons ATGAGTGACATCCCACCCAGAATGGAAGTGTGCCCCTATTGTAAGAAGTCATTTAAACGGTTAAAATCCCACTTGCCATACTGTAAGATGATAGGAGCAACCATacctgctgaccaaaaaggttgTCAGTCCAAGCCAGCTACACCCTCTCACGATAACAAAAGGAAGGAGCAACTCAAAGACTTAATTAAAGCTAAAGAGACCAAcctagagagagagagtgaggaaGAAACTACTAAGTTGATAAGAAACAAGCCAAAAGGAACAGTTAAGTCCCTTCCACTGCTAGGtttgaaaaaagcaaataataaaaagacagATAAATACAACAAGAATCAAATTCAGCTCGAccccaaaatgttaaaaaatattgGACCAAAAATTACTTTGCAGGGAGAGACTAAGGCTCAGTTTCATGCATCAGAGAACACCTCTCCTAAAAGAGAACTTGCCAAAGATTTGCCAAAATCGCAGGACAGTAGAAGTAATCCTTCAGAAACAGGAGCGTCTTTACTGCTTGGCCCAATGGAACCCTCTTCATCAAATCAAGATAGAAGATATTCTTCAGGCTTACTTAGGGACATACAAACCCCTTCTGCTAATCTGAAATTGGACAAAATTAATCTCCCAAGGCAGGAGCTTCTAGTAGAATCTTTAGATGTGCCTATTGATTATTATAGTTCTCCCACGAATCTCAACAATACAGTAGGAGCATCATTGCCAAGCAATGAGAGAGACCCCAAGGCCAGGGATCACCTGTCAGAGGTTGTCAGTGACGTAAGAAACTCTAAGACTCAGGAAGAGAACAGAGAGTCACTCATTTTAGGCCCAAGAGTTGGCCCGTTAGGTAAAATCCGAGTCGAGGAGAGTGAGGAGGTTGTGTATGGCGTGAGGGCAAACGGACATCACCTCGGAACAGAGGCACATGGGAGCAGAGGCAACGCGGAGAAACGCCTGTCTGTGAGAGAGACGCACGACTGGCCCCCCAGGAGCCACGCCTCTCAGAAGAATTCTGGTAGTGCTAATTTACTCACGGAGAAGAAATCTCAGGATAACGGTCCAAGTTTAAATCTGCCCACTCCAAGGGGGACAACTCGTAATGAGCTCCTTTCCGTATCGCAGTCAGGTAACCAGAGTCTTACCTCTCTGGCTATAAAATTTCTTCCAGAAGAGAAAGCCAAAGCCTGCAGTCATAACCACTTCGCTGGTGTACAGACATTAATGGAGGGTAAGGAACAAGCACCTCTGGAGCCTAGATCTGCCCGTCAGTGCCAAGCATTACACCCTGGACACCAGTGGCCTTTAAATCCAACCTGGCATCACACTTGTAAAACTCCCTTCACCAATCGTGTTGATGCTGTGGACAGAAAAGCCTTTCCCAGCTCCATGGGGCTGGAGTGGTTTCCAGAGCTCTACCCTGGTTATCTTGGACTTGGAATGTTGCCAGGGAAACCTCAATATTGGAATGCAGTGGCCCAGAAGCCTCAGCTCGTCAGTCCCAAGGGGGAAAGTCTCTCACAAG GGTGGACCAGGTACAGCAGCACCTTCAAGGGGAGCGCCGTCGGTGGCATCACGGTGCTCTTTACAGGATACCTCGTCCTCTGTTGTAGCTGGAGCTTCAGGCATCTGAGTAAGCCTTTCTGTATTTTTAGCCTAAATTACAGGTCATGTCCCCTTATAGGGACCTCCAAGGGATTCTCTGGATGGCtttttattttacagttttgcaGTGCCTGGCATGCCCCAGTGAATGAGCTATTGCCTGGAGCCCTGGGGTTTCTTATTAGAGGTTTTGGTTATAATGGCCTTTATAAGCTTGACTCAAATTTACATAGTTACTCTTGGTGCTCCATTTCACGGTGTCACTGGAGATCTGGTTGTCGTGTGTTTTATGGTTAA
- the MTNAP1 gene encoding uncharacterized protein C17orf80 homolog isoform X5 yields the protein MSDIPPRMEVCPYCKKSFKRLKSHLPYCKMIGATIPADQKGCQSKPATPSHDNKRKEQLKDLIKAKETNLERESEEETTKLIRNKPKGTVKSLPLLGLKKANNKKTDKYNKNQIQLDPKMLKNIGPKITLQGETKAQFHASENTSPKRELAKDLPKSQDSRSNPSETGASLLLGPMEPSSSNQDRRYSSGLLRDIQTPSANLKLDKINLPRQELLVESLDVPIDYYSSPTNLNNTVGASLPSNERDPKARDHLSEVVSDVRNSKTQEENRESLILGPRVGPLGKIRVEESEEVVYGVRANGHHLGTEAHGSRGNAEKRLSVRETHDWPPRSHASQKNSGSANLLTEKKSQDNGPSLNLPTPRGTTRNELLSVSQSGNQSLTSLAIKFLPEEKAKACSHNHFAGVQTLMEGKEQAPLEPRSARQCQALHPGHQWPLNPTWHHTCKTPFTNRVDAVDRKAFPSSMGLEWFPELYPGYLGLGMLPGKPQYWNAVAQKPQLVSPKGESLSQALRVHLQSKVNLVDLPFPEA from the exons ATGAGTGACATCCCACCCAGAATGGAAGTGTGCCCCTATTGTAAGAAGTCATTTAAACGGTTAAAATCCCACTTGCCATACTGTAAGATGATAGGAGCAACCATacctgctgaccaaaaaggttgTCAGTCCAAGCCAGCTACACCCTCTCACGATAACAAAAGGAAGGAGCAACTCAAAGACTTAATTAAAGCTAAAGAGACCAAcctagagagagagagtgaggaaGAAACTACTAAGTTGATAAGAAACAAGCCAAAAGGAACAGTTAAGTCCCTTCCACTGCTAGGtttgaaaaaagcaaataataaaaagacagATAAATACAACAAGAATCAAATTCAGCTCGAccccaaaatgttaaaaaatattgGACCAAAAATTACTTTGCAGGGAGAGACTAAGGCTCAGTTTCATGCATCAGAGAACACCTCTCCTAAAAGAGAACTTGCCAAAGATTTGCCAAAATCGCAGGACAGTAGAAGTAATCCTTCAGAAACAGGAGCGTCTTTACTGCTTGGCCCAATGGAACCCTCTTCATCAAATCAAGATAGAAGATATTCTTCAGGCTTACTTAGGGACATACAAACCCCTTCTGCTAATCTGAAATTGGACAAAATTAATCTCCCAAGGCAGGAGCTTCTAGTAGAATCTTTAGATGTGCCTATTGATTATTATAGTTCTCCCACGAATCTCAACAATACAGTAGGAGCATCATTGCCAAGCAATGAGAGAGACCCCAAGGCCAGGGATCACCTGTCAGAGGTTGTCAGTGACGTAAGAAACTCTAAGACTCAGGAAGAGAACAGAGAGTCACTCATTTTAGGCCCAAGAGTTGGCCCGTTAGGTAAAATCCGAGTCGAGGAGAGTGAGGAGGTTGTGTATGGCGTGAGGGCAAACGGACATCACCTCGGAACAGAGGCACATGGGAGCAGAGGCAACGCGGAGAAACGCCTGTCTGTGAGAGAGACGCACGACTGGCCCCCCAGGAGCCACGCCTCTCAGAAGAATTCTGGTAGTGCTAATTTACTCACGGAGAAGAAATCTCAGGATAACGGTCCAAGTTTAAATCTGCCCACTCCAAGGGGGACAACTCGTAATGAGCTCCTTTCCGTATCGCAGTCAGGTAACCAGAGTCTTACCTCTCTGGCTATAAAATTTCTTCCAGAAGAGAAAGCCAAAGCCTGCAGTCATAACCACTTCGCTGGTGTACAGACATTAATGGAGGGTAAGGAACAAGCACCTCTGGAGCCTAGATCTGCCCGTCAGTGCCAAGCATTACACCCTGGACACCAGTGGCCTTTAAATCCAACCTGGCATCACACTTGTAAAACTCCCTTCACCAATCGTGTTGATGCTGTGGACAGAAAAGCCTTTCCCAGCTCCATGGGGCTGGAGTGGTTTCCAGAGCTCTACCCTGGTTATCTTGGACTTGGAATGTTGCCAGGGAAACCTCAATATTGGAATGCAGTGGCCCAGAAGCCTCAGCTCGTCAGTCCCAAGGGGGAAAGTCTCTCACAAG CACTTAGAGTTCACCTGCAGTCCAAAGTAAACCTCGTTGATCTGCCTTTTCCTGAGGCCTAG